A stretch of Desulfovibrio subterraneus DNA encodes these proteins:
- a CDS encoding glycosyltransferase, translated as MKVAIYRHQLFAASEPFITTQAGHTSGFDPLYVGTELLGQVPDGAVAFAAAKCRFLQRLTRYNSALTSWLHAQQPDLIHAHFGIDAVYALPIARKLGLPLVTTFHGIDATASTKTLLTSGKIAWLTYLLRRSELRREGALFLCVSEFIRERVLRLGFSESRTVTLYTGIDTQQFVRTSPYGATGLILHIARLVEKKGTEDVLQAFAKLPKQTASSLVIIGDGPLKGELQGLAARLGIAEQTHFKPFCSQDEIKNWLSKAALLCAPSKTAKSGDSEGLGQVVLEAQAMEVPVVATHHAAFNEAVKDGVTGFLVPEAAPELLAEAMKAVLSNPTRAAEMGVAGREYMLSRFDARVQGRMLATLYKSILS; from the coding sequence GTGAAAGTAGCTATATATAGGCACCAGTTGTTTGCAGCATCTGAGCCTTTCATTACAACACAGGCTGGCCATACGTCCGGTTTCGATCCTCTCTATGTCGGGACAGAACTTCTTGGCCAAGTTCCTGATGGCGCAGTCGCGTTTGCAGCTGCCAAATGCCGGTTTTTGCAGCGCCTTACTCGATATAATTCAGCTTTAACGTCATGGTTGCATGCCCAGCAACCAGACTTGATACATGCCCATTTTGGGATAGACGCAGTTTACGCTCTGCCTATAGCCAGGAAGCTGGGACTGCCGCTTGTTACAACTTTTCATGGAATAGATGCGACAGCGTCGACCAAAACGCTTCTCACGAGTGGGAAAATCGCTTGGTTAACATACCTTCTCAGAAGATCCGAGCTTCGTCGCGAGGGCGCTTTATTTCTCTGTGTGTCCGAGTTCATCAGGGAACGAGTGTTACGTCTTGGTTTTTCAGAATCTCGCACGGTTACTCTCTATACGGGTATTGATACTCAGCAATTTGTGAGAACCTCTCCGTATGGTGCCACCGGCCTAATTCTTCACATTGCCAGACTGGTTGAAAAGAAAGGTACAGAAGATGTTTTGCAGGCTTTTGCAAAGCTTCCAAAGCAGACGGCCTCTAGTCTTGTAATTATTGGTGATGGGCCTCTCAAGGGAGAGCTCCAAGGGCTTGCAGCGCGATTGGGGATTGCCGAGCAGACGCACTTTAAGCCCTTTTGCTCACAGGACGAAATTAAGAACTGGTTATCCAAAGCCGCCCTTTTGTGTGCCCCTAGCAAAACCGCTAAAAGTGGAGACTCAGAGGGGCTCGGTCAAGTTGTACTCGAGGCTCAGGCCATGGAGGTGCCTGTAGTTGCAACCCATCATGCAGCTTTCAATGAAGCCGTTAAGGATGGTGTGACAGGTTTTCTGGTGCCAGAAGCAGCCCCGGAGTTGCTGGCAGAGGCCATGAAGGCGGTTTTGTCCAATCCGACGAGGGCCGCTGAAATGGGTGTTGCCGGTAGAGAGTACATGCTTTCCCGCTTCGATGCGAGAGTGCAGGGCCGAATGCTCGCGACGCTATATAAAAGCATATTGAGCTAG
- a CDS encoding O-antigen ligase family protein, which produces MFTFKSEDSLLLQRYVFFIAVSIAPLQIYTVSIFGVYLSLSMLAAYVCYAFVPVFGLSSAHKVTIPLLAMFAWMVLVLPAHQEKDYLLKVMFYNMPFVSILICGYYLASSKVEWRLPFYTAIAFSSINAVLIILFRVHHPAEQYFYHLPIAKIFINPNRVDYILRATELANSYMDSRKAGGVFPNANYAAVFTGISCLASYGLYKATSSKILLIASLLLLTAVPATGSKSAYVAALVIALWMFIRERRSCRIFIATCLCVSLVISFTTGNIVKQFNAPTVVNAAKQSQKMLTYHANNTAANYGTRLQLWKHSYSLLLQRPLLGNSPNQLEEVGGVKFRVMQSHNVYLKIGVYFGIPALIFAVLFHLGMLHSLFRATQVLSSPYKDFAFCTFLSFFWMVAQGLVSNAEPVGEFHSAALLAGMSGVTLGLAFPTTQD; this is translated from the coding sequence ATGTTCACGTTCAAAAGCGAAGACAGCTTGTTGCTACAACGTTACGTTTTTTTTATTGCAGTTTCTATAGCTCCGCTACAGATTTATACTGTTTCCATATTTGGGGTTTATTTATCCCTATCAATGCTTGCTGCGTATGTGTGCTACGCATTTGTTCCTGTATTTGGGCTTTCTTCTGCGCACAAGGTCACAATTCCCCTGTTGGCTATGTTTGCGTGGATGGTCTTGGTCCTGCCTGCGCACCAAGAGAAAGATTATTTGCTGAAGGTGATGTTTTACAATATGCCGTTCGTATCTATTTTGATATGTGGCTATTATTTAGCATCAAGCAAAGTGGAATGGCGTCTTCCATTCTATACTGCTATTGCTTTTTCCTCAATAAATGCTGTTCTCATTATCCTTTTTCGGGTTCACCATCCTGCAGAACAGTACTTTTATCATCTACCAATCGCAAAAATTTTTATTAACCCAAACAGGGTTGATTATATTTTAAGAGCAACCGAGTTGGCGAATTCATACATGGATTCTAGAAAGGCTGGGGGTGTTTTCCCCAATGCCAATTATGCTGCTGTGTTCACAGGCATTTCCTGTTTGGCAAGCTATGGCCTCTACAAGGCAACATCTAGTAAGATTCTTCTCATCGCCAGTTTGCTACTTCTCACTGCAGTGCCAGCGACAGGGTCTAAATCTGCGTATGTTGCGGCCTTGGTTATCGCCCTGTGGATGTTTATCCGTGAAAGAAGAAGTTGTCGTATTTTCATAGCCACGTGCCTTTGCGTCAGCTTGGTAATTTCGTTCACTACAGGGAATATTGTTAAGCAATTCAATGCCCCTACGGTTGTGAATGCTGCAAAGCAGTCTCAAAAAATGCTGACATACCATGCAAACAATACGGCTGCTAACTATGGTACACGGTTACAGCTCTGGAAGCATTCATACAGCCTGCTTTTACAGCGACCTCTGCTGGGAAATTCTCCTAATCAACTGGAAGAGGTTGGCGGGGTGAAATTCAGAGTCATGCAGTCTCACAACGTGTATCTGAAAATCGGGGTTTATTTCGGTATCCCTGCTCTTATTTTTGCAGTGTTGTTTCATCTAGGTATGCTTCACAGTCTATTCAGGGCGACTCAAGTCCTCTCTTCCCCGTATAAAGATTTTGCCTTTTGTACTTTTTTGTCTTTTTTTTGGATGGTAGCACAGGGGCTTGTCTCTAATGCAGAGCCGGTAGGCGAATTTCATAGTGCGGCTTTGTTGGCAGGGATGAGTGGTGTAACTTTGGGGCTAGCCTTCCCTACAACGCAGGATTAG